The Salvia splendens isolate huo1 chromosome 21, SspV2, whole genome shotgun sequence genome includes a window with the following:
- the LOC121785480 gene encoding uncharacterized protein LOC121785480 isoform X2 encodes MRISELTEDRSEPDAMPEKSGGSAKIDHTVSTMPAEEVNVKNGRTAAAFAKIGKAVATPLKSSCSYGFVTLAKIGYVVRVRVVYRIVPSMSADVETLISVYPANFPLNSALRQSDDAQKFISGQDAGTPLKNECGDSDTYKFRFLTFARMGYTATVEVFDRIGHWMASPEAKSTMIMYTTILAKNARYYALQHGYKFANGKAAFLIILSNTLIEILNEHITRAKEKAGAQEEYVSGSQELMKSASVDGHNWFSAAYKILKDILGVIPLNEILVFMVKEFRAFLWKAPSIFSKGFLTMESLGFMMRVFFVSMMKQFFGDLFFSNIDELVVLVLRELFGIDLVNESGFSGSATKGRKKNKKQMNKY; translated from the exons ATGCGAATATCGGAATTGACAGAGGATCGTTCCGAGCCAGATGCGATGCCGGAGAAGAGTGGTGGCTCCGCCAAAATCGATCACACCGTCAGCACCATGCCTG CTGAGGAGGTGAACGTGAAAAACGGCCGCACTGCTGCTGCTTTTGCCAAAATTGGCAAGGCGGTTGCGACGCCGCTGAAGAGCTCATGCTCATATGGCTTTGTCACCTTGGCCAAGATCGGTTACGTCGTTAGGGTTAGAGTTGTGTACAGGATCGTGCCGTCGATGTCAGCTGATGTTGAAACCCTAATTAGCGTCTATCCTGCCAATTTTCCCCTAAATTCTGCCCTTCGTCAATCCGATGATGCACAAAAATTCATCTCTG GCCAGGATGCCGGGACGCCACTGAAAAATGAGTGTGGGGACTCCGACACCTACAAGTTTCGCTTTTTAACCTTTGCCAGAATGGGTTACACGGCCACTGTCGAAGTTTTCGACAGGATTGGTCACTGGATGGCAAGTCCTGAGGCGAAATCCACAATGATAATGTACACCACCATACTTGCTAAAAATGCTCGATATTATGCACTCCAGCATGGCTACAAATTCGCCAATG GCAAAGCTGCATTTCTGATCATTCTTTCCAACACCTTAATCGAGATTTTAAATGAGCATATCACACGGGCAAAAGAGAAGGCGGGTGCTCAAGAGGAATATGTGAGTGGTAGCCAAGAGCTCATGAAATCTGCCTCTGTAGATGGACATAACTGGTTTTCAGCTGCATATAAAATCCTGAAAGATATTCTTGGAGTCATTCCATTGAATGAAATTTTGGTCTTTATGGTTAAAGAGTTTAGGGCATTTTTATGGAAAGCACCTTCTATATTCAGCAAAGGGTTCCTAACAATGGAGTCTTTGGGCTTCATGATGAGAGTGTTTTTTGTGTCTATGATGAAACAGTTTTTTGGTGATCTGTTTTTCAGCAATATAGATGAGCTAGTAGTGCTTGTGCTGAGAGAACTTTTTGGTATCGACCTTGTTAATGAGTCGGGTTTCAGTGGATCTGCAACGAAAGGgaggaagaagaacaagaaacaGATGAATAAGTATTAG
- the LOC121785480 gene encoding uncharacterized protein LOC121785480 isoform X1: MRISELTEDRSEPDAMPEKSGGSAKIDHTVSTMPAAEEVNVKNGRTAAAFAKIGKAVATPLKSSCSYGFVTLAKIGYVVRVRVVYRIVPSMSADVETLISVYPANFPLNSALRQSDDAQKFISGQDAGTPLKNECGDSDTYKFRFLTFARMGYTATVEVFDRIGHWMASPEAKSTMIMYTTILAKNARYYALQHGYKFANGKAAFLIILSNTLIEILNEHITRAKEKAGAQEEYVSGSQELMKSASVDGHNWFSAAYKILKDILGVIPLNEILVFMVKEFRAFLWKAPSIFSKGFLTMESLGFMMRVFFVSMMKQFFGDLFFSNIDELVVLVLRELFGIDLVNESGFSGSATKGRKKNKKQMNKY, encoded by the exons ATGCGAATATCGGAATTGACAGAGGATCGTTCCGAGCCAGATGCGATGCCGGAGAAGAGTGGTGGCTCCGCCAAAATCGATCACACCGTCAGCACCATGCCTG CAGCTGAGGAGGTGAACGTGAAAAACGGCCGCACTGCTGCTGCTTTTGCCAAAATTGGCAAGGCGGTTGCGACGCCGCTGAAGAGCTCATGCTCATATGGCTTTGTCACCTTGGCCAAGATCGGTTACGTCGTTAGGGTTAGAGTTGTGTACAGGATCGTGCCGTCGATGTCAGCTGATGTTGAAACCCTAATTAGCGTCTATCCTGCCAATTTTCCCCTAAATTCTGCCCTTCGTCAATCCGATGATGCACAAAAATTCATCTCTG GCCAGGATGCCGGGACGCCACTGAAAAATGAGTGTGGGGACTCCGACACCTACAAGTTTCGCTTTTTAACCTTTGCCAGAATGGGTTACACGGCCACTGTCGAAGTTTTCGACAGGATTGGTCACTGGATGGCAAGTCCTGAGGCGAAATCCACAATGATAATGTACACCACCATACTTGCTAAAAATGCTCGATATTATGCACTCCAGCATGGCTACAAATTCGCCAATG GCAAAGCTGCATTTCTGATCATTCTTTCCAACACCTTAATCGAGATTTTAAATGAGCATATCACACGGGCAAAAGAGAAGGCGGGTGCTCAAGAGGAATATGTGAGTGGTAGCCAAGAGCTCATGAAATCTGCCTCTGTAGATGGACATAACTGGTTTTCAGCTGCATATAAAATCCTGAAAGATATTCTTGGAGTCATTCCATTGAATGAAATTTTGGTCTTTATGGTTAAAGAGTTTAGGGCATTTTTATGGAAAGCACCTTCTATATTCAGCAAAGGGTTCCTAACAATGGAGTCTTTGGGCTTCATGATGAGAGTGTTTTTTGTGTCTATGATGAAACAGTTTTTTGGTGATCTGTTTTTCAGCAATATAGATGAGCTAGTAGTGCTTGTGCTGAGAGAACTTTTTGGTATCGACCTTGTTAATGAGTCGGGTTTCAGTGGATCTGCAACGAAAGGgaggaagaagaacaagaaacaGATGAATAAGTATTAG